One part of the Orenia metallireducens genome encodes these proteins:
- the mutL gene encoding DNA mismatch repair endonuclease MutL, translating into MGKIRVLAEDVANKIAAGEVIERPASVVKELVENSIDAGASKIEIKVKNGGKDWIQVIDNGEGMSPDDAKLSFERHATSKVERANDLFALRTLGFRGEALPSIASISRVNLTTRTEESLSGIKLRLVGGEIEKEESCGAPIGTNIIIKDLFFNTPVRYKYLKQISTEIGHISDIVNRLALSYPEIAFYLEHNGRKILETTGNGNLLDVIFNIYGRQVAKEMVKVDYSDNYMEIKGYVSKPTVTRSSRKHQSYFVNGRYVKSNLMGKAVQEAYHTLLTVHRQPIVVLNLKLNPILVDVNVHPTKLEAKFSRSEMVYGLVQEGVTKAIKSSDLVPKLKLDKKQQQSRDNYTQNELVLAVDKKYRSKKKDKSSQLESKVENKNFNYRANHPQKAKKSKELRAKKIEKLFKVDEDKLATAKIESIKENKVENNIKETAQDYKPEDNNAKKDKEIEDKRVELNLVPIGQIHQTYIIAQGLDGMHIIDQHAAHERVRYEELMAEFKSGEIKTQELLIPLNLDLTYQEVEILNQDKDKIEKLGFILESFGGNSYIVRGVPTGLYNLNDEELIRDCIDKLLEEGELGEAYELVEDILIMISCKTAIKAGDKLSIREMNKLIDEMERYGVTNCPHGRPVMMQLSKKELEKEFKRT; encoded by the coding sequence ATGGGCAAGATTAGAGTCTTAGCAGAGGATGTGGCAAATAAGATAGCTGCTGGTGAGGTGATTGAACGACCAGCCTCAGTGGTTAAGGAATTGGTAGAGAATTCGATAGATGCAGGGGCTAGCAAGATTGAGATTAAGGTTAAAAATGGTGGTAAGGATTGGATTCAAGTTATCGATAATGGTGAAGGGATGAGCCCTGATGATGCCAAATTGTCCTTTGAACGCCATGCTACTAGTAAGGTTGAACGGGCAAATGACCTCTTTGCTTTAAGGACTTTAGGGTTTAGGGGTGAAGCCTTGCCTAGTATTGCTTCTATATCTAGAGTGAATCTGACTACTAGAACTGAAGAGAGTTTAAGTGGGATAAAGTTAAGGCTAGTAGGAGGAGAGATAGAAAAAGAGGAGAGTTGTGGTGCTCCAATTGGAACAAATATTATCATTAAAGATCTCTTCTTCAATACTCCAGTTAGATATAAATATTTAAAGCAGATTTCTACAGAGATAGGTCATATCAGTGATATTGTCAATAGATTGGCTTTATCCTATCCTGAGATTGCTTTCTATTTAGAGCATAATGGACGGAAGATTTTAGAGACTACAGGTAATGGGAATCTATTAGATGTGATCTTTAATATCTATGGTCGCCAAGTGGCTAAAGAGATGGTCAAAGTTGATTATTCAGACAATTATATGGAAATTAAAGGATATGTCTCTAAGCCTACAGTAACCCGCTCCTCTCGCAAACACCAATCTTACTTTGTCAATGGTCGTTATGTTAAAAGTAATTTGATGGGTAAGGCAGTCCAGGAGGCTTATCATACTCTATTAACGGTACATCGCCAGCCTATTGTGGTATTGAATTTGAAGCTAAATCCTATCTTAGTAGACGTAAATGTTCATCCAACTAAGTTAGAGGCTAAGTTCAGTCGTTCTGAGATGGTATATGGATTGGTCCAAGAGGGAGTTACTAAAGCAATTAAATCCAGTGATCTAGTACCTAAGTTGAAATTAGACAAGAAGCAACAGCAGAGTAGAGATAATTATACTCAAAATGAATTGGTCTTAGCTGTTGATAAAAAGTATAGGTCTAAAAAGAAAGATAAATCTTCTCAATTAGAATCTAAGGTGGAGAATAAAAATTTTAATTACCGAGCTAATCATCCTCAAAAAGCTAAGAAGAGTAAAGAACTTAGGGCTAAAAAGATAGAGAAACTATTTAAGGTAGATGAAGATAAATTGGCTACAGCTAAAATAGAGTCTATAAAAGAGAATAAGGTAGAGAACAATATTAAAGAGACTGCTCAAGATTATAAGCCTGAAGATAATAATGCAAAGAAAGATAAAGAAATAGAAGATAAAAGGGTTGAATTGAATCTAGTTCCTATAGGTCAGATTCATCAAACCTATATTATTGCCCAAGGCTTAGATGGGATGCATATTATCGATCAGCATGCAGCCCATGAGCGGGTTCGTTATGAAGAGTTGATGGCAGAGTTCAAATCTGGGGAAATCAAGACGCAAGAATTATTGATTCCCTTGAATTTGGATTTAACCTATCAAGAGGTAGAGATACTCAATCAAGATAAGGATAAGATAGAAAAGTTAGGATTCATCTTAGAGAGCTTTGGTGGAAATAGCTATATTGTTCGTGGTGTTCCCACAGGGCTTTATAATTTAAATGATGAAGAGTTAATCCGAGATTGTATAGATAAATTATTAGAAGAAGGTGAGCTTGGGGAAGCCTATGAATTGGTGGAGGATATCTTGATTATGATTTCCTGTAAAACAGCAATTAAAGCTGGTGATAAACTATCGATTCGGGAGATGAATAAATTGATTGATGAGATGGAACGTTATGGGGTGACTAATTGTCCTCATGGGCGTCCAGTAATGATGCAGTTATCGAAAAAGGAGTTAGAGAAGGAGTTTAAGAGAACATAG
- the miaA gene encoding tRNA (adenosine(37)-N6)-dimethylallyltransferase MiaA yields the protein MREPVVAIVGPTAVGKTRLSLTLAQDLQGEIISADSMQVYKRMDIGTAKASEEEQRLVPHHLIDIIEPDEEFSVADFQERVDELIPKIYRRGKLPMLVGGTGLYVQAVIEGFIFPEMEPDWELRERLTAEAEEKGTEFVHDKLRKIDSKLADKLHPNDLRRVIRGIEVYQQTGQTSTYFQQKAENTPPRYQAVKIGLRRKRDSLYERINQRVDLMIKEGLVDEVRELYKEGYDRNLISMQGLGYKEIIAYFEGEYDLQEAIRLIKRDTRHFAKRQFTWFKRDKSIHWFDVDQYDFDDLLKDVKGLIESKIEL from the coding sequence GTGCGAGAACCTGTAGTAGCGATTGTAGGACCTACTGCTGTAGGCAAGACTAGATTATCATTAACTTTGGCCCAAGATTTGCAGGGGGAGATTATCTCTGCAGATTCTATGCAGGTCTATAAGAGGATGGATATTGGTACTGCGAAGGCATCGGAAGAAGAACAGAGGCTAGTGCCCCATCATCTAATAGATATTATCGAGCCAGATGAAGAATTTAGTGTTGCTGATTTTCAAGAGAGAGTAGATGAGTTGATTCCTAAGATTTATCGACGGGGTAAGCTTCCCATGTTGGTAGGAGGAACAGGGTTATATGTGCAGGCAGTAATCGAAGGTTTTATCTTTCCAGAGATGGAACCAGATTGGGAGTTAAGAGAGAGGTTAACAGCAGAAGCAGAAGAGAAAGGGACGGAATTTGTTCATGATAAGTTAAGAAAGATAGACTCTAAGCTTGCTGATAAGTTACATCCTAATGATTTAAGAAGGGTAATCAGGGGAATTGAGGTCTATCAGCAGACTGGTCAGACCAGTACCTATTTTCAACAGAAGGCTGAAAATACACCTCCTCGATATCAAGCTGTCAAGATTGGTTTGAGAAGAAAGAGGGATAGTTTATATGAGAGAATAAATCAACGGGTTGATTTGATGATAAAAGAAGGATTAGTTGATGAGGTTAGAGAATTATATAAAGAAGGTTATGACCGTAACTTGATTTCAATGCAAGGTCTGGGCTATAAAGAGATTATAGCTTACTTTGAAGGTGAATATGATTTACAAGAAGCGATTAGACTAATTAAAAGGGATACACGCCATTTTGCTAAACGCCAGTTCACTTGGTTTAAACGTGATAAGAGCATCCATTGGTTTGATGTAGACCAATATGATTTTGATGATTTACTCAAGGATGTTAAGGGACTGATTGAGTCTAAGATTGAGCTTTAG